The Opitutales bacterium ASA1 genome window below encodes:
- the hflK_1 gene encoding FtsH protease activity modulator HflK, whose product MNEAKPGLKRDAGAAEGADLELVARRTLRLTALLFAAVTAWYLTSGVHFVAAGESALVLRLGKLQPRVHGPGLLVAFPEPVDRVVRFATGGPRELVLEAWQAREAEPSTDNETEYGPVRHRLDPRRDGYTLTGDANIVQGSFTLRYQIVDTARHFTSVREPERLLEAVFHQAATRALARVAIDDVVPTGLAVFRDATLEAMKEILAEIDPGVTFTGLELRELLPPKPVLPAFQDVSSARVEAKTYVDEALALRERMRRLADAESHALRAAADAEAAARLQRARGESEAFSATLEAAREEPGRLEARLLAEVREEVWPKLGRGAVAAEDAQGTILWRPQGVDTR is encoded by the coding sequence GTGAACGAGGCGAAGCCAGGCCTAAAGAGGGACGCGGGTGCGGCGGAAGGGGCGGATCTCGAACTCGTGGCGCGGCGGACTCTGCGGCTGACGGCGCTCCTGTTCGCCGCGGTCACGGCGTGGTATCTGACCTCCGGTGTCCATTTCGTGGCCGCGGGTGAGTCGGCGTTGGTGCTTCGTCTCGGCAAGCTTCAGCCGCGCGTGCACGGTCCGGGTTTGTTGGTCGCCTTTCCGGAACCGGTCGACCGCGTCGTGCGGTTCGCGACGGGAGGCCCGCGCGAACTCGTGTTGGAGGCGTGGCAGGCGCGAGAGGCGGAACCTTCGACGGACAACGAGACCGAGTACGGTCCCGTGCGGCACCGGCTGGATCCGAGGCGCGACGGCTACACGCTGACGGGCGACGCGAACATCGTGCAGGGGTCGTTCACATTGCGTTACCAGATCGTGGATACGGCCCGGCACTTCACTTCGGTGCGCGAGCCGGAGCGCTTGTTGGAAGCGGTGTTTCACCAAGCGGCGACGAGAGCGCTGGCGCGGGTGGCGATCGACGACGTGGTGCCCACCGGCCTCGCGGTCTTTCGCGATGCGACGTTGGAGGCGATGAAGGAGATCCTCGCGGAGATCGATCCCGGCGTGACCTTCACGGGCTTGGAGCTGCGCGAACTGCTGCCGCCGAAGCCGGTGCTGCCGGCGTTTCAGGACGTGAGCAGCGCGCGCGTGGAGGCGAAGACTTACGTGGACGAGGCGCTCGCGCTGCGGGAACGGATGCGTCGGTTGGCCGATGCGGAGTCTCACGCGCTGCGCGCCGCGGCGGATGCGGAGGCGGCGGCACGGCTGCAGAGGGCGCGAGGAGAGAGCGAGGCGTTCTCGGCCACGCTCGAGGCGGCACGCGAGGAGCCGGGGCGGTTGGAGGCGCGGTTGCTGGCGGAGGTGCGTGAGGAGGTGTGGCCCAAGCTCGGGCGTGGTGCGGTGGCGGCGGAGGATGCGCAAGGTACGATCCTGTGGCGTCCCCAAGGAGTGG